From Thermomonas sp. XSG, one genomic window encodes:
- a CDS encoding ChaN family lipoprotein, whose protein sequence is MRPRLLPCSAALLSLALAACQHAPPTTEATPAKPRMLLLGEVHDNADGHAARAALLRRELEAGWRPAVAMEQFDTSQQPALDAAMAECGDAACVVARVAPPKASWTWAYYQPVIALALEYKLPLLAANLSRADASKVVKEGFAAALPAELIARYRLDALPAEVQAAQETEVRDSHCGALPESLVAPMAKAQIARDVVMTETMRMHAASGVVLIAGNGHVRGDIAVPFWLRGDGMAPRAVGFLEPMSSPTAFDEVHRIPAARRPDPCAGFKAPKAAG, encoded by the coding sequence ATGCGCCCACGCCTGCTGCCCTGTTCCGCCGCCCTCCTCTCCCTTGCCCTGGCTGCCTGCCAGCACGCGCCGCCGACAACCGAGGCCACGCCGGCCAAGCCGCGGATGCTGCTGCTGGGGGAGGTGCACGACAACGCCGACGGCCACGCCGCCCGCGCCGCGCTGCTGCGCAGGGAACTGGAAGCGGGCTGGCGGCCGGCTGTCGCGATGGAACAGTTCGACACCAGCCAGCAGCCGGCGCTGGACGCGGCCATGGCCGAATGCGGCGATGCCGCCTGCGTGGTGGCGCGGGTGGCCCCGCCGAAGGCCAGCTGGACGTGGGCGTACTACCAGCCGGTGATCGCTTTGGCGCTGGAGTACAAACTGCCGCTACTGGCCGCCAACCTGTCGCGCGCCGATGCATCCAAGGTGGTGAAGGAAGGCTTCGCCGCGGCGCTGCCGGCCGAACTCATCGCCCGCTACAGGCTGGACGCGCTGCCTGCGGAAGTGCAGGCAGCGCAGGAAACCGAAGTGCGCGACAGCCACTGCGGCGCGCTGCCGGAATCGCTGGTGGCGCCGATGGCGAAAGCGCAGATCGCCCGCGACGTGGTGATGACCGAGACCATGCGCATGCACGCGGCCAGCGGCGTGGTGCTGATTGCCGGCAACGGCCATGTGCGTGGCGATATCGCGGTGCCGTTCTGGCTGCGCGGCGACGGCATGGCACCGCGCGCGGTGGGCTTCCTGGAGCCCATGTCCAGCCCGACCGCGTTCGACGAGGTTCACCGCATCCCCGCGGCCCGGCGCCCGGATCCCTGCGCCGGCTTCAAGGCCCCGAAAGCCGCTGGCTGA
- a CDS encoding Glu/Leu/Phe/Val dehydrogenase, which produces MIFETLDIYGHEQVVFCHNKDAGLKAIIAIHNTVLGPALGGTRMWPYKSEAEALNDVLRLSRGMTYKNAVAGLNIGGGKAVIIGNPATDKSEALFRAFGQFVESLGGRYITAEDVGIDVNDMEYVYRETEYVTGVHQVHGGSGDPSPFTAYGSLQGLMATLNRKFGDEDVGKYSYAVQGLGHVGMEYVKLLKERGAKIFVTDINQALVDKAVTEYGAEAVGLDEIYDVPADVYSPCALGGTVNEQTLPRFKFKVICGSANNQLANNEIGDEVVKRGILYAPDYAVNAGGVMNVALELDGYNRERAMRMMRTIYHNLSRIYEISDRDGIPTYRAADRLAEERIEKIGKLKLPLGRGRTRFQGRIRGN; this is translated from the coding sequence ATGATCTTCGAAACGCTCGACATCTACGGCCACGAGCAGGTCGTGTTCTGCCACAACAAGGACGCTGGCCTGAAGGCGATCATCGCCATCCACAACACCGTGCTGGGCCCCGCGCTGGGCGGCACCCGCATGTGGCCGTACAAGAGCGAGGCGGAAGCGCTGAACGACGTGCTGCGCCTGTCGCGCGGCATGACCTACAAGAACGCCGTGGCCGGCCTGAACATCGGCGGCGGCAAGGCGGTGATCATCGGCAACCCGGCCACCGACAAGTCCGAGGCGCTGTTCCGCGCGTTCGGCCAGTTCGTGGAGTCGCTGGGCGGCCGCTACATCACCGCCGAGGACGTCGGCATCGACGTCAACGACATGGAATACGTGTACCGCGAGACCGAGTACGTGACCGGCGTGCACCAGGTCCACGGCGGTTCGGGCGATCCCTCGCCGTTCACCGCCTACGGTTCGCTGCAGGGCCTGATGGCCACGCTGAACCGCAAGTTCGGTGACGAGGACGTGGGCAAGTATTCCTACGCCGTGCAGGGCCTGGGCCACGTGGGCATGGAATACGTGAAGCTGCTGAAGGAACGCGGCGCCAAGATTTTCGTCACCGACATCAACCAGGCGCTGGTGGACAAGGCCGTGACCGAGTACGGCGCCGAGGCCGTGGGCCTGGACGAGATCTACGACGTGCCGGCCGATGTGTATTCGCCGTGCGCGCTGGGCGGCACCGTCAACGAGCAGACCCTGCCGCGCTTCAAGTTTAAGGTGATCTGCGGTTCGGCCAACAACCAGCTGGCCAACAACGAGATCGGCGACGAGGTGGTCAAGCGCGGCATCCTGTACGCGCCCGACTACGCGGTGAACGCGGGCGGCGTGATGAACGTGGCGCTGGAGCTCGACGGCTACAACCGCGAGCGCGCCATGCGCATGATGCGCACGATCTATCACAACCTCTCGCGCATCTACGAAATCTCCGACCGCGACGGCATCCCGACCTACCGCGCCGCCGACCGCCTGGCCGAAGAGCGCATCGAGAAGATCGGCAAGCTGAAGCTGCCGCTGGGCCGCGGCCGCACCCGCTTCCAGGGCCGCATCCGCGGGAATTGA
- a CDS encoding isovaleryl-CoA dehydrogenase: protein MRPFPLGEDIDALREAVRRFAETEIAPRAAKADEDNWFPQELWPMLGEMGLLGMTIPGEYGGSGLGYLAHLVAMEEISRASGAIGLSYGAHSNLCVNNLYANGNEAQRAKYLPKLCSGEFKGALAMSEPGAGSDVVGSMSCRAELKGDVWIANGNKMWITNGPEADVLIVYMRTASRELGSKCMTAFIVEKGMKGFSTAQKLDKLGMRGSNTCELVFENCEIPQENVLGEVNNGVKVLMSGLNTERLVLSGGPIGLMQAALDIALPYVRERRQFGQAIGTFELMQAKIADMYTALQSSRAFAYQVARDYDAGHKSRIDAASCLLHSSEAAVQVALEAIQSLGGNGYINEFATGRILRDAKLYAIGAGTNEIRRMLIGRELFAGNH from the coding sequence ATGCGTCCCTTCCCCCTTGGCGAAGACATCGATGCCCTGCGTGAGGCGGTCCGCCGTTTTGCCGAAACCGAGATCGCGCCGCGCGCGGCCAAGGCGGACGAGGACAACTGGTTCCCGCAGGAGCTGTGGCCGATGCTGGGCGAGATGGGCCTGCTGGGCATGACCATCCCGGGCGAATACGGCGGCAGCGGCCTGGGCTACCTGGCCCACCTGGTGGCGATGGAAGAGATCAGCCGCGCCTCGGGCGCGATCGGCCTGTCCTACGGCGCGCATTCCAACCTCTGCGTCAACAACCTGTACGCGAACGGCAACGAAGCGCAGCGGGCGAAGTATTTGCCCAAGCTGTGCAGCGGCGAGTTCAAGGGCGCGCTGGCAATGAGCGAGCCCGGCGCCGGCTCCGACGTGGTGGGCTCGATGAGCTGCCGCGCAGAGCTCAAGGGCGATGTATGGATCGCCAACGGCAACAAGATGTGGATCACCAACGGCCCCGAGGCCGACGTGCTGATCGTCTACATGCGCACCGCCAGCCGCGAGCTGGGCAGCAAATGCATGACCGCCTTCATCGTCGAGAAGGGCATGAAGGGTTTCTCCACCGCGCAGAAGCTGGACAAGCTGGGCATGCGCGGCAGCAACACCTGCGAGCTGGTGTTCGAGAACTGCGAGATCCCGCAGGAAAACGTGCTGGGCGAGGTCAACAACGGCGTCAAGGTGCTGATGAGCGGCCTGAACACCGAGCGCCTCGTCCTGTCCGGCGGCCCCATCGGATTGATGCAGGCGGCGCTGGACATCGCCCTGCCCTACGTGCGCGAACGCCGCCAGTTCGGCCAGGCCATCGGCACCTTCGAGCTGATGCAGGCCAAGATCGCCGACATGTACACCGCGCTGCAGTCCAGCCGCGCCTTCGCCTACCAGGTGGCGCGCGACTACGACGCCGGCCACAAGAGCCGCATCGACGCCGCGTCCTGCCTGCTGCACTCCAGCGAGGCGGCGGTGCAGGTGGCGCTGGAAGCCATCCAGTCGCTGGGCGGCAACGGCTACATCAACGAATTTGCGACCGGCCGCATCCTGCGCGATGCCAAGCTGTACGCGATCGGCGCCGGCACCAACGAGATCCGCCGCATGCTGATCGGCCGCGAGCTGTTCGCCGGCAACCACTGA
- a CDS encoding GGDEF domain-containing protein: MNTEFVHSRWAMRGYRLYSRLASLLMIGVGLGSSLEWATQVDLLPDLGGRDMRLTAALCVLLSGLALAMVGTGRRWVRRLASLLCTIVVVLAADSLLEYTHAGYRGIAAWLDAASGAGQRPPVRMAELAACGFLLLGGQGLLVLNARALVLREMLGLGVLAIAMASLASFAFVLAEHGESLLERLPILTGALLLFGTLGWMSSVPTTGLTRVSTAATLGGVLARSLLLPALLLPLAYTFAFKLLETRFGVSQVVASTLGAVFTGGSLAWMIWLVAALLDRSERLREASLRLRDAADTDALTGLGNRRKLDEVLQGLLHQDRRQRLPFSLLMLDLDHFKAYNDDFGHQAGDDALREIGRLLRATLRPEDAAFRYGGEEFVLVIHGAHLHQLPAIAERVLHAIRANAWPLRPLTSSAGGAEACDADVAAASLLQRADAALYRAKDLGRDRFEMTGCAECLAGGSGPGAMRARSWDQPPPGCRAAGQA; the protein is encoded by the coding sequence ATGAACACCGAATTCGTCCACAGCCGCTGGGCGATGCGCGGCTACCGGCTGTACTCGCGCCTGGCCAGCCTGCTCATGATCGGGGTCGGCCTTGGCAGCAGCCTGGAATGGGCGACGCAGGTCGATCTCTTGCCGGACCTGGGCGGCCGCGACATGCGCCTGACCGCCGCGCTGTGCGTCCTGCTGTCGGGGCTGGCGCTGGCCATGGTCGGTACCGGCCGCCGCTGGGTCCGGCGTCTGGCCAGCCTGCTGTGCACGATAGTCGTGGTGCTGGCGGCGGATTCGCTGCTGGAATACACGCACGCCGGCTATCGCGGCATCGCCGCGTGGCTGGATGCCGCTTCTGGCGCCGGCCAGCGGCCGCCGGTGCGGATGGCGGAGCTGGCGGCCTGCGGCTTCCTGCTGCTCGGCGGGCAGGGGCTGCTGGTCCTCAATGCCCGCGCGCTGGTGCTGCGCGAGATGCTCGGGCTCGGCGTGCTGGCCATCGCGATGGCCAGCCTGGCCTCGTTCGCGTTCGTGCTCGCCGAGCACGGCGAAAGCCTGCTGGAGCGCCTGCCCATCCTCACCGGCGCGTTGCTGCTGTTCGGTACGCTGGGGTGGATGTCGTCGGTGCCGACCACCGGCCTGACCCGGGTCAGTACCGCCGCGACGCTGGGTGGCGTTTTGGCGCGCAGTCTGTTGCTGCCGGCGCTGCTGCTGCCGTTGGCCTACACCTTCGCGTTCAAGCTGCTGGAGACCCGTTTCGGCGTGTCGCAGGTGGTTGCTTCCACCCTCGGCGCGGTGTTCACCGGCGGATCACTGGCGTGGATGATCTGGCTGGTGGCGGCGTTGCTGGACCGCAGCGAACGCCTGCGCGAAGCCTCGCTGCGACTTCGCGATGCCGCCGACACCGATGCGCTGACGGGGCTGGGCAACCGGCGCAAGCTGGATGAAGTGCTGCAGGGGCTGCTGCATCAGGACCGCCGCCAGCGGCTGCCGTTCTCGCTGCTGATGCTGGACCTGGACCACTTCAAGGCCTACAACGACGACTTCGGTCACCAGGCCGGCGACGACGCCCTGCGCGAGATCGGCCGGCTACTGCGCGCCACGCTACGTCCGGAGGACGCGGCCTTCCGCTATGGCGGCGAGGAGTTCGTGCTGGTGATCCACGGCGCCCACCTGCACCAGCTGCCGGCGATCGCCGAACGCGTGCTGCATGCCATCCGCGCCAACGCGTGGCCGCTGCGGCCGCTGACCAGCAGCGCCGGCGGCGCCGAGGCCTGCGATGCCGATGTGGCGGCCGCATCGCTGCTGCAGCGTGCCGACGCCGCGCTGTATCGGGCCAAGGACCTCGGACGCGACCGTTTCGAGATGACCGGTTGCGCGGAGTGCCTGGCCGGCGGCAGCGGGCCAGGCGCGATGCGGGCGCGCAGTTGGGACCAGCCGCCGCCCGGATGTCGCGCGGCCGGCCAGGCTTGA
- a CDS encoding GGDEF domain-containing protein, translating into MTAEFRHSGWAVRGYRLYSLLASALMVLVGLCSSLEWWLDLNLVPDLGGRDMRLTAALCILLSGLALAAVGLGGKALRLAASLLCAAIIGLGADALLEHGVAGYRGVAGWLDAVSGAGVRPPVLMAELAACAFVLLGGQGILVLNSRAVVLREAFGLGVLAIAMASVASLAFLLAQRGESLLDHLPPLTGISLLFGTLGWMSSTPTTGLTRISTAATLGGVFARSLLLPALLLPLAYTFAFKLLETRFGVPQIIASTLGAVFTGGSVAWMIWLVAALLDRSERLREASLQLRDVADTDSLTGLGNRRKFDAEIDALLREYRQQRTPFSLLVLDVDHFKAYNDGYGHQAGDEALREIGRLLRTVLRPRDVAVRYGGEEFVLLVHGVRMPQLPVIAARILHTIRANDWPLLPLTASIGGAEVCDADSAATLLQRADASLYRAKRNGRDRFEAMGCAECFASRSAPPALRAREWDQPPPGCRGGVAA; encoded by the coding sequence ATGACGGCGGAATTCCGTCACAGTGGTTGGGCGGTCCGCGGATACCGGTTGTACTCGCTGCTGGCCAGTGCACTGATGGTGCTGGTGGGCCTGTGCAGCAGCCTGGAATGGTGGCTTGACCTCAACCTGGTGCCGGACCTGGGCGGGCGTGACATGCGCCTGACCGCAGCCCTGTGCATCCTGCTGTCCGGGCTGGCGCTGGCGGCGGTCGGCCTTGGCGGCAAAGCCCTTCGGCTGGCCGCCAGCCTGCTGTGCGCGGCGATAATCGGCCTTGGCGCCGATGCGCTGCTTGAACACGGTGTCGCGGGGTATCGCGGCGTGGCCGGCTGGTTGGATGCCGTGTCCGGTGCAGGGGTGCGACCGCCGGTGCTGATGGCGGAGCTGGCGGCCTGTGCCTTCGTGCTGCTGGGCGGGCAGGGCATCCTGGTCCTGAATTCGCGCGCGGTGGTGCTGCGCGAGGCGTTCGGCCTCGGCGTCCTGGCCATCGCCATGGCCAGCGTGGCCTCGCTGGCATTCCTGCTGGCGCAGCGCGGTGAAAGCCTGCTCGACCACCTGCCGCCGCTGACCGGCATCTCGCTGCTGTTCGGCACGCTGGGATGGATGTCTTCGACACCCACCACCGGGCTGACCCGGATTAGCACTGCCGCCACCCTGGGCGGGGTGTTCGCCCGCAGCCTGCTGCTGCCGGCGCTGCTGCTGCCGCTGGCCTACACCTTCGCGTTCAAGCTGCTGGAGACGCGCTTCGGCGTGCCGCAGATCATCGCTTCCACCTTGGGTGCGGTGTTCACGGGCGGTTCGGTGGCGTGGATGATCTGGCTGGTCGCCGCGCTGCTGGATCGCAGCGAGCGCCTGCGCGAAGCCTCGCTGCAGCTGCGCGACGTGGCCGATACGGATTCTCTCACCGGTCTGGGCAACCGCCGCAAGTTCGACGCCGAGATCGATGCGCTGTTGCGCGAATACCGGCAGCAGCGCACGCCGTTCTCGCTGCTGGTGCTGGATGTCGACCACTTCAAGGCCTACAACGACGGTTACGGGCACCAGGCCGGCGACGAGGCCCTGCGCGAGATCGGCCGGCTCCTGCGCACCGTGCTGCGCCCGCGCGATGTTGCCGTGCGGTACGGCGGCGAGGAATTCGTCCTGCTCGTCCACGGCGTGCGCATGCCGCAACTGCCGGTGATCGCGGCGCGGATCCTGCACACCATCCGCGCCAACGACTGGCCGCTGCTGCCCTTGACCGCCAGCATCGGTGGGGCCGAGGTCTGCGATGCCGACTCCGCGGCGACCCTACTGCAGCGTGCCGATGCGTCGCTGTACCGGGCCAAGCGCAATGGCCGCGATCGTTTCGAGGCGATGGGCTGCGCCGAGTGCTTCGCCAGCCGCAGTGCGCCGCCCGCGCTGCGCGCGCGGGAATGGGACCAGCCGCCGCCGGGATGCCGCGGTGGCGTAGCGGCATGA
- a CDS encoding EAL domain-containing protein, translated as MKLRQWLGTGRPGDDGASRVGFDPLTGLPGRVWLQDWLDRRLRSAPAFPVAALLLDLDNFRAINDCDGYEQGDCLLLRVVERLRAGLPEEAVLARMGGDEFCVLLPGVDAKGARMRALQLREAFMEPFRVGPGLRYSSCSIGFAAYPADANTAASLVCRADMALYRAKAQRRGGVCRFRPELAQRAEDHLEMQSLLREALRAGDQLTLHFQPQFHLPGGHLQGVEALLRWTHPQHGDIPPSRFVPAAEAGGLIGELGDWVLSEACRCAGMLHDAGWPLRVAINLSALQLCSTELVERVRIELSKYALPPESIEIELTESAVVESPELAAAVMRELADFGVRTTIDDFGTGFSSLSYLCGLPVSAIKVDRSFVRQLEVSEKARKLVQGLVRLAHSLDLAVIAEGVETARQLSLLCGYGCDGFQGWLASKALSVADLCEFLSDYRPGTAWGLAGCRGELLACGKSSDCCALPLLGSVAMASFRPAGGACGYQTG; from the coding sequence GTGAAGCTGCGCCAGTGGTTGGGCACCGGCCGGCCGGGCGACGACGGTGCCAGCCGGGTGGGCTTCGATCCGCTGACCGGATTGCCTGGACGGGTCTGGCTGCAGGACTGGCTGGACCGCAGGCTGCGGTCAGCGCCGGCCTTCCCGGTCGCCGCACTGTTGCTGGATCTCGACAATTTCCGCGCGATCAATGATTGCGATGGCTACGAGCAGGGCGACTGCCTGCTGCTGCGGGTCGTCGAGCGGCTGCGGGCCGGCCTGCCGGAAGAAGCGGTGCTGGCGCGGATGGGCGGCGATGAATTCTGCGTGCTGCTGCCCGGCGTCGATGCCAAAGGCGCGCGCATGCGCGCACTGCAGCTTCGCGAAGCGTTCATGGAGCCATTCCGGGTCGGCCCGGGCCTGCGCTACAGCAGCTGCAGCATCGGGTTTGCCGCATATCCCGCGGATGCCAATACCGCCGCCAGCCTTGTCTGCCGCGCCGACATGGCGCTGTATCGCGCCAAAGCCCAGCGCCGTGGCGGTGTCTGCAGGTTCCGGCCGGAACTGGCGCAGCGGGCTGAGGACCATCTCGAGATGCAGTCGCTGCTGCGCGAGGCGCTGCGCGCCGGCGACCAGCTGACCCTGCATTTTCAGCCGCAGTTCCACCTGCCCGGTGGCCATCTGCAGGGGGTGGAGGCGCTGCTGCGCTGGACCCATCCGCAGCATGGGGACATCCCGCCATCCCGCTTCGTTCCCGCCGCCGAAGCCGGCGGCCTGATCGGCGAACTCGGCGATTGGGTGTTGTCCGAAGCCTGCCGCTGCGCCGGCATGCTGCATGACGCCGGCTGGCCGCTGCGTGTCGCGATCAACCTGTCCGCGCTGCAGTTGTGCAGCACCGAGCTGGTGGAGCGGGTGCGCATCGAGTTGAGCAAGTACGCGCTGCCGCCGGAGTCCATCGAGATCGAATTGACCGAGAGCGCGGTGGTCGAGAGTCCGGAGCTGGCGGCGGCGGTGATGCGCGAGCTCGCGGATTTCGGTGTCCGCACCACCATCGACGACTTCGGCACCGGGTTCTCGTCGCTGTCCTATCTCTGCGGTCTGCCGGTAAGCGCCATCAAGGTCGACCGGTCGTTCGTGCGCCAGCTGGAGGTGTCGGAAAAGGCGCGCAAGCTGGTCCAGGGGCTGGTGCGGCTGGCCCACAGCCTGGATCTTGCAGTGATCGCCGAGGGCGTGGAAACGGCGCGGCAACTCTCGCTGCTGTGTGGCTACGGCTGCGACGGATTCCAGGGCTGGCTGGCCAGCAAGGCTTTGTCCGTCGCCGACCTCTGCGAGTTCCTGTCGGACTACCGGCCGGGCACCGCATGGGGACTGGCCGGCTGCCGCGGGGAGCTGCTGGCCTGCGGCAAGTCCAGTGACTGCTGCGCGCTGCCGCTGCTGGGAAGCGTGGCGATGGCCTCCTTCCGGCCGGCGGGCGGCGCCTGCGGATACCAGACCGGATGA
- a CDS encoding response regulator transcription factor, with amino-acid sequence MIRVFIADDHAIFREGLRRVLAFAGDMEVSGEARSGREVLSQAPRGGHDVLLLDLNMPGPNGIELIKRVRNELPKLPVLVLTVHDEAEIARRAIAAGAAGYLTKDGEPEALFDAVRTVSRGRPYVEQAVASRVLFQGSAEEGAVPHHQLSDREFDVFRRFAGGDTIPAIAAALGISPKTVSTHKFRLMQKLGVASDGELIRYALRHRLVK; translated from the coding sequence ATGATCAGGGTATTCATCGCCGACGACCATGCGATCTTCCGCGAGGGGCTGCGCCGGGTCCTCGCGTTCGCCGGCGACATGGAAGTGTCCGGCGAGGCACGCAGCGGCCGGGAAGTGCTGTCGCAGGCGCCACGGGGTGGACACGACGTGCTGTTGCTCGACCTGAACATGCCCGGTCCGAACGGTATCGAGCTGATCAAGCGGGTTCGCAACGAGTTGCCGAAGCTGCCTGTTCTGGTGCTGACCGTCCACGACGAGGCGGAAATCGCGCGGCGCGCGATCGCGGCCGGCGCGGCCGGCTACCTCACCAAGGATGGCGAACCGGAAGCGCTGTTCGACGCGGTTCGCACGGTGTCGCGCGGCCGGCCCTACGTGGAGCAGGCGGTGGCCTCGCGGGTACTGTTCCAGGGCAGTGCCGAGGAAGGAGCCGTGCCGCACCACCAGTTGTCCGACCGGGAATTCGACGTGTTCCGCCGCTTCGCCGGAGGCGACACCATTCCGGCGATCGCGGCTGCACTGGGGATTTCCCCCAAGACCGTCAGCACCCATAAGTTCCGGTTGATGCAGAAGCTCGGCGTGGCGTCGGATGGCGAGTTGATTCGCTATGCACTGCGGCACCGGCTGGTGAAGTGA
- a CDS encoding histidine kinase, protein MVRVRRGCRRPSSDRARPRDLIPIRIRGPGMDYPAARSIRQRPRARRSRGTHLGCSRLFKDTTIRGRLTGALAVLLLLWCAASAAMLSEVARIHQRAEQIGLEHLPRLMYANALIDRANQTARLMGEMQLVDDSGRVRERIGRIRAIRQQVAADVRWFEARAAREEVRKLLGGIATQRLRYWAGQDRLFALVQQDPQAARAYYLADVLGMQQDYVRLLGQLVDLENAHAGAAAARTRVEYERTLYLLMGVSAMVLLLAWLVGIAVLRSITVPLEDAAVWARVVAQGNLDAEPAARGRDEVGQLAAALRQMAESLRLDRARRQATERALRESRAQLRQWVTHAESLQEHERLTLARELHDEFGQSITALRMELGLMRMRFGGLDPALAPQVTRSKAILDAMLRSMRSMVSTLRPGPLDEGLVPAAEWLLATLPERAGLACSLAAAADVPMGQAVRTAAFRILQEALTNVVRHAHARSVRVVITLDDAGRLQLQVVDDGVGVDPEILSRARSFGVAGMRERARAFGGWIDFRETAGGGTTLMAVLDAGAEHAGDREAADAAALAPGSPGRIAAGAGICRDRGVDAGPARCRTVATPEQMQRGAAT, encoded by the coding sequence ATGGTGCGGGTGCGCCGCGGATGCCGGCGGCCATCCAGCGATCGCGCGCGGCCGCGTGATTTGATTCCGATCAGAATCCGCGGGCCCGGAATGGATTACCCTGCGGCCCGATCCATCAGGCAGCGCCCTCGTGCGCGACGTTCGCGAGGCACGCATTTGGGCTGTAGCCGGCTGTTCAAGGACACGACGATCCGAGGGCGCCTGACCGGGGCGCTGGCCGTGCTGCTGTTGCTCTGGTGCGCGGCGTCGGCGGCGATGCTGTCGGAGGTCGCGCGCATCCACCAGCGCGCCGAACAGATCGGGCTCGAGCACCTGCCGCGGTTGATGTACGCGAATGCGCTGATCGACCGGGCCAACCAGACCGCGCGCCTGATGGGCGAGATGCAGCTGGTGGATGACTCCGGGCGGGTGCGTGAGCGCATCGGCCGGATCCGGGCCATCCGCCAGCAAGTGGCGGCGGATGTGCGTTGGTTCGAGGCCCGTGCCGCCCGCGAGGAGGTGCGGAAGCTGCTGGGCGGCATCGCCACCCAGCGCCTGCGCTACTGGGCGGGACAGGATCGGCTGTTCGCCCTCGTCCAGCAGGACCCGCAGGCGGCCAGGGCCTACTACCTCGCGGACGTGCTCGGCATGCAGCAGGACTACGTCCGCCTGCTCGGCCAGCTGGTCGATCTGGAAAACGCACATGCCGGCGCCGCCGCTGCACGCACGCGCGTCGAATACGAGCGCACGCTGTATCTGCTGATGGGCGTCTCCGCCATGGTGCTGCTGCTGGCCTGGTTGGTCGGCATCGCGGTGCTGCGCAGCATCACGGTGCCGCTGGAGGATGCAGCGGTCTGGGCACGCGTGGTGGCGCAGGGCAATCTCGATGCCGAGCCCGCGGCGCGCGGCCGTGACGAGGTCGGGCAGCTCGCCGCCGCGCTGCGGCAGATGGCCGAGTCCCTGCGCCTGGATCGCGCGCGCCGTCAGGCCACCGAGCGGGCGCTGCGGGAAAGCCGGGCCCAGCTGCGCCAGTGGGTGACGCATGCCGAATCCCTGCAGGAACACGAACGGCTGACGCTGGCGCGGGAACTGCACGACGAGTTCGGCCAGTCGATCACCGCGCTGCGGATGGAACTGGGATTGATGCGGATGCGGTTCGGCGGTCTTGATCCTGCGCTGGCGCCGCAGGTGACGCGCAGCAAGGCCATCCTCGATGCCATGCTGCGGTCGATGCGCAGCATGGTGTCCACGTTGCGTCCCGGCCCCCTGGACGAAGGCCTGGTTCCGGCTGCCGAATGGCTGTTGGCGACGCTCCCGGAGCGGGCCGGGCTTGCCTGCAGTCTGGCCGCCGCTGCGGACGTGCCGATGGGCCAGGCGGTGCGGACCGCGGCGTTCCGGATCCTGCAGGAAGCACTGACCAATGTCGTGCGTCACGCGCATGCGCGCTCCGTGCGGGTGGTCATCACGCTTGATGACGCTGGTCGCCTGCAGCTGCAGGTCGTCGACGACGGCGTCGGCGTCGATCCGGAGATCCTTTCGCGCGCCCGTTCGTTCGGCGTCGCCGGCATGCGCGAGCGCGCGCGCGCTTTTGGCGGCTGGATCGATTTCAGGGAGACCGCCGGCGGCGGCACCACGCTGATGGCCGTGCTTGACGCCGGTGCGGAGCACGCTGGCGACAGGGAGGCTGCGGATGCCGCTGCGCTGGCGCCGGGGTCTCCCGGCCGCATCGCGGCTGGCGCCGGAATTTGCAGGGACCGCGGCGTCGACGCCGGACCTGCGCGGTGTCGCACTGTCGCGACACCCGAACAGATGCAAAGGGGAGCAGCGACATGA